The following are encoded in a window of Narcine bancroftii isolate sNarBan1 chromosome 2, sNarBan1.hap1, whole genome shotgun sequence genomic DNA:
- the chrm5b gene encoding muscarinic acetylcholine receptor M5b — MGSDLFSNGSLTGNSSNQEEGQGLLQVVSIATITAIVSFITIIGNILVIVSFKVNSQLKTVNNYYLLSLACADLIIGIFSMNLYASYILIGHWSLGNLTCDLWLALDYVASNASVMNLLLISFDRFFSITRPLTYRAKRTPKRACIMIGLAWLISFILWAPAILCWQYLVGERTVPSNECQIQFLSEPIITFGTAIAAFYIPVSVMTILYCRIYKETERRTKDLAELQASNVSSEDEVVVSKRTLLTSCFGCVGHKLSRKERCRASWSSNRSTTVTLRSAHTKNVTNEWLKSNHMDSFTSYPMSEADERLTPKCGPFVPRGHKQKDEYFAEDSTNVSLEEPPPINNGENQNYLVTPPKKQDKKYMPYKLAIKNGSSSSTSDTSNSCTEIKLTPRPSAEPFIRNPDQNLRLQITKRKRLVLIKEKKAAQTLSAILLAFIITWTPYNIMVLVSTFCSDCIPQSLWHLGYWLCYVNSTVNPMCYALCNKTFRNTFKMLLLFQWKRK, encoded by the coding sequence ATGGGATCAGACCTTTTCAGCAATGGATCTTTGACTGGCAATAGCTCCAATCAAGAGGAGGGACAGGGCCTTTTGCAAGTAGTATCCATTGCTACTATTACTGCCATTGTAAGCTTTATAACAATAATAGGCAATATTTTAGTCATTGTGTCATTCAAAGTGAACAGCCAACTAAAGACAGTGAATAATTATTACCTTTTAAGTTTGGCCTGTGCTGATCTTATCATTGGAATATTTTCCATGAATCTTTATGCTTCTTACATACTGATAGGTCACTGGTCACTGGGGAATTTGACATGTGATTTGTGGCTTGCACTGGATTATGTAGCAAGTAATGCCTCCGTCATGAATTTGCTCCTTATAAGTTTTGACCGGTTTTTCTCAATCACACGGCCATTAACTTACAGGGCTAAACGTACTCCCAAAAGGGCTTGTATTATGATTGGACTTGCATGGCTAATATCCTTTATTTTGTGGGCCCCTGCAATTTTATGCTGGCAATATTTGGTTGGAGAAAGAACGGTTCCTTCAAATGAATGCCAGATACAATTTTTGTCTGAGCCTATTATTACTTTTGGTACGGCAATAGCTGCTTTCTACATCCCTGTGTCGGTGATGACAATATTGTACTGCCGCATCTACAAAGAGACTGAAAGACGCACTAAGGATTTGGCAGAACTGCAAGCGTCAAATGTCTCCTCTGAAGATGAAGTTGTTGTTTCCAAAAGGACTCTGCTAACATCCTGCTTTGGATGCGTCGGTCACAAGCTTTCACGCAAAGAAAGATGCCGAGCATCGTGGTCTTCAAACAGAAGCACGACAGTAACTCTGAGATCCGCACACACAAAAAATGTCACGAATGAATGGTTAAAAAGTAACCACATGGATTCATTTACAAGTTACCCCATGTCGGAAGCTGATGAAAGGCTCACTCCAAAATGTGGTCCTTTTGTGCCTCGTGGTCACAAGCAGAAGGATGAATACTTTGCTGAGGACAGCACAAATGTGTCCCTGGAAGAACCTCCTCCAATAAATAATGGTGAAAATCAAAATTATTTggtcacccccccaaaaaaacaggATAAAAAGTACATGCCTTACAAGTTAGCCATCAAAAATGGCAGTTCTTCATCAACCTCAGACACAAGTAATAGTTGCACAGAAATAAAATTAACACCTCGCCCATCCGCTGAACCATTTATCCGAAACCCAGATCAAAACCTGAGATTGCAGATCACAAAGAGAAAAAGGTTGGTTTTGATAAAGGAAAAGAAAGCAGCACAGACACTTAGTGCGATTCTACTGGCTTTCATCATCACCTGGACACCGTACAATATTATGGTGTTAGTTTCAACATTCTGTTCAGACTGTATCCCACAATCATTGTGGCATCTGGGATATTGGCTGTGTTACGTTAACAGCACAGTCAACCCCATGTGTTATGCTCTGTGCAACAAAACCTTCCGTAATACTTTCAAAATGCTATTGCTATTTCAGTGGAAGCGAAAGTGA